GACGTGTTCGATTCGAGCTGCTAGATGTGATTTTTCCATCGCATATAAGCCACTAAAAAAGTGTAAATTCGCTTCTGCAGATAAATCTGGATAAAGCGCATCGTTTTGTGGCATAAAACCAATCTTTTTCAGTAGTTCCATATTTGGCATTTTCGTTTCCGCAAACGAAACAGATCCCTCGTCCGCGTGCGTTGCGCCGATGATTAACCGAATTAACGTCGTTTTTCCAGATCCAGATGGACCGAGAAAACAAGTGATGTTGCCACTCGGAATGGTCAGCGAAATATCCTGAATAACAGGAACTTTGTCAAAACTCTTATGAACGTGCGATACGGTTATATCCATAAATGGACCTCCTTGAAATGGACTAAATGGTGCATGTATTCTTACAGTCGGATCCGAGAATTCAAGAGAGTTATTCGTGCACTTGTCGTACTTCAATTTGTCCTTCTCCATCGCCTTGGGGATCCGGCATTTTCATAGCCCACTTAAGCGCTTCTTCTCTCGAATCCACGTCCAGTAAAATAAACCCTGCGACAATGTCGCTTGGATTTTCGAATGGCCCTTCCGTTCGAACTGGTTCCGCTCCTGGTGAAGGATAGGAAATCTTCACGCCGTTCGAACTTGGATAGAGACCTTTTGCCATTACTCGAACCCCGGCAGCAACTAATTCCCGGTTGTATTTGGTCATAGCCTCTTGTAATTCTGCGCTTGGAAAATTCCCTGCTTCTGCATTTTTTGAGGCTTTCACCAGTATCATAAAAAGCATCGAACATTCTCCTCTCTTCAATGGATTAAAATGTGTATCGAGATACTTGCTCGTTTTCTATAAGTAAGCCGTTGACTTCACGAAAACCGGCTTTTTCATATAGTTGTTTGGCGACCTCATTTTCGGGTTCGTACGATAACGTAATCGTTGAATGGTGGGCTTCTTTTTGCTTGCGAATATCTTCAATGATAAGCTTTAACGCTTCTTTTCCGTATCCTTTTCCTTGATGGTGTTGGTCAATCATCATGCGGTAAATCCAGTACGACTGATCTTTTTCGTCTATTCCGAAGAGAGTAAAACCAACCATTTCATCCTCCGCAAAAATACCTTTCGCTTGGAAATGGTCCAGAAAATTTAATTGGGCAAGTGACACCACGTTTCGTGCTACAAATGTAAGCTGGTCGTCTCTTACCTGTAAGGAAATTGCTTTTAGCCAATTATGTTTTGTGATAGTTTCAAGATATAGCATGATTCCGAGCTCCTTTAATCTATAAACGTAGCGAAAGTACTTTTGTAGGTATATTCTGTTTTTTGGTAGAAAAGACCTCCTTTTATTTTGAAAAAAGGTGTACCGGGCCTTACTCGCGAATCTTATAACGAATTACCGTGTTCAGCATTTTATAAAAGAGGAGATTTCACATGAAAAAAACAGGTACTTTCTTTCTATCCATCATCCTTGCAACTAGTTTGGCTGCGTGTAATGAAGAATCGACGATGTACGGAGATGTTTTTGATTACAAAGATTCGTATGTGGGGGATAACAGTTCTGTCGTCGCAATTGTCAAGACGATGCCGGGCAATGAATCGGTTGATCAAATTGCGTTAGAAACAAATGAAAAACCATATGGGATCGAGATTTCCTATAAGGAAGAAGATACGTTTTTGGATGAACATAAACGAGGAGAAATCATGGTTTCGAATGCAACATATCTGTATACATTAGTAAAAAATGTCGAGATCATCACGTTTGTTTTTCCAGAAAAGGAATACCAATTGTCTAGACAAGAGGTGGAAGAATGGTATGGCCAAGAGTTAAGCGAGGTGGAAACAGAAGACCAACTTCAAACGCTTATGGAAGAAAAACTAGAGAATGAGAATGCGATTTCCGAGTTAATTCCACAATAGCGGTAGTCCGATAGGGAGTAAATGAGGGTTGGATACAGAATTTCAAGTGATCCAAGCGAGGATTACCACAAAATTTGCATACACTAAAGAAGGTTGCAACTATGTATCCTTCATTCCATAAAAAAAGCGGACCTACTAGAAATTACTCCCACATTTGTTTGTGTAGAGTCTAGTCGGTACCGCTTCTATATGCTATAATTACTTAGTTATGTTCTATAATTTAAATTAGTTTATATGTATCCTTATTTTAATTATAGAACAAAATTCCGGAGGTGTCAAACATATTCTCTTCCGAGAATGAAAAAAGGGGTGGCGTAATGGAGTCCAATCTACTTTTAGAACAACAGCGCGTGAGGGAAATGATGAAATTCATTCAACTGGAGATCGCGAAGCTGGAGGGAGATACCACTAAGCTGAAAGAAGATGTCATTCACATTCGAAAACATTTTTGGGATGAAGTGAGAGTGAGTACTGATTCGTTTGATGATTATATGGAAACGATTATCGGTCTACGACAAGAAGCGCAAGCATTGGCGATTCGTCAATCCACTCATCGACATGCAGGGGAACGGTTAGATGCATTAAAACGTCTACAACATATTCCTTACTTTGGTCGTATCGATTTTAAAGAGGAAGGGACGGATCAAACGGAGCCGATTTATATTGGTGTGGCGACGTTAACGGATCCATCCGGAGAAGATTTTCTTATTTACGATTGGCGTGCACCGATTGCGAGTGTTTACTATGATTATGAACCTGGACCTGCGATGTACCGAATCCCGGACGGTGGGAACATTCAAGGAGAATTAGAAAAGAAGTGGCAATATATTATTCGTGATGGAGAGCTCGTGTCCATGTTTGATGCGGGAGTCACCATTGGCGATGAAGTACTGCAACAAGTGCTTGGTCAAGGAACGGATAAACAGATGCAATCGATTGTAGCGACGATTCAACAGGAACAAAATAGAGCCATTCGCCATGACAAAGGGAAATTGCTCATTGTGATGGGGGCAGCTGGTAGTGGAAAAACATCTGTTGCGATGCAG
The Paenisporosarcina cavernae genome window above contains:
- a CDS encoding YciI family protein, with amino-acid sequence MLFMILVKASKNAEAGNFPSAELQEAMTKYNRELVAAGVRVMAKGLYPSSNGVKISYPSPGAEPVRTEGPFENPSDIVAGFILLDVDSREEALKWAMKMPDPQGDGEGQIEVRQVHE
- a CDS encoding GNAT family N-acetyltransferase — protein: MLYLETITKHNWLKAISLQVRDDQLTFVARNVVSLAQLNFLDHFQAKGIFAEDEMVGFTLFGIDEKDQSYWIYRMMIDQHHQGKGYGKEALKLIIEDIRKQKEAHHSTITLSYEPENEVAKQLYEKAGFREVNGLLIENEQVSRYTF
- a CDS encoding DUF4825 domain-containing protein — protein: MKKTGTFFLSIILATSLAACNEESTMYGDVFDYKDSYVGDNSSVVAIVKTMPGNESVDQIALETNEKPYGIEISYKEEDTFLDEHKRGEIMVSNATYLYTLVKNVEIITFVFPEKEYQLSRQEVEEWYGQELSEVETEDQLQTLMEEKLENENAISELIPQ